The genome window AGGTTCCAGCTTGCCCTTCGCGTTTTACCTGCCGGCAATTGGAAATAACTTCTCTGAAATTTTGGTTGAAAGTAACCGTAAAAATGTTTCGATTGAGAATGCTGCGCATACTTTTAGATACCACTAATTCGTCCAAAAACAAAACCATTCTCGGATTAGGCGACCACCAAATAATAGGTTCGCCTTCGTTGAACCAAGGGAAAATTCCGCTGTTATAAGCTAGTTTCAGCCGTTCCGATGACAAATCTCCTCCAATGGCAAGAATTCCATCGCTGTCGGCGTGGGAAACTGGAGGGAAAAATAAATCTTTGGATAAATAATACATGTTCAATTTCAAAAATCAATTTCAATATCAATAGCAATTGCAAAATTCAATTAAAAAAAAATCAGAAATTCAAGTAAACTCAAACTTCTGACTTCTGATACTGTTTCTAAATTCTGGTTTCTGCTTTCTTTTTTTCTTAGAATGGCAGATCGTCTGCTTCTTCTTCGTTTAAGTTAGCTGCTGGCGCAAAAGTTGCAGCCGCTGGCATTGGTGGTGCTTGCTGTGCAGGTGCTTCTGCAGCTAATCTTTCGAT of Flavobacterium marginilacus contains these proteins:
- the aat gene encoding leucyl/phenylalanyl-tRNA--protein transferase; this encodes MYYLSKDLFFPPVSHADSDGILAIGGDLSSERLKLAYNSGIFPWFNEGEPIIWWSPNPRMVLFLDELVVSKSMRSILNRNIFTVTFNQNFREVISNCRQVKREGQAGTWITNEMIEAYCRLNELGIAKSVEVWQDNQLVGGLYGIDLGGVFCGESMFSLVSNASKAAFITLVNQLKKDNYRLLDCQVYNEHLETLGCREIDREDFMAILKGE